From Bradyrhizobium sp. 4:
GAGATCCTCCATGGGCTGACGCTGACCGTGAACGAGGGCGAGATCCACGCGATCATGGGGCCGAACGGCTCCGGCAAGTCGACCCTGTCCCACGTCATCGCCGGCAAGCCTGGTTACGAGGTCACCGCCGGCGAGATCCTGTTCAAGGGCGAAGACCTGCTCGCGATGGCCCCGAACGAGCGCGCCGCCAAGGGCGTGTTCCTGGCGTTTCAGTATCCGGTCGAGATTCCCGGCGTCTCCACCATGAATTTCCTGCGCACCGCGCTGAACGCGCAGCGCAAGGCGCGCGGCGAGAGCGAATATTCGACGCCGGACTTTTTGAAGAAAGTCCGCGACGTCTCGAAGTCGTTGAACATCCCGCAGGACATGCTCAAGCGCGGCGTCAATGTCGGCTTCTCCGGCGGCGAGAAGAAGCGCAACGAGGTGCTGCAGATGGCGCTGTTCGAGCCGAGCCTGTGCATCCTCGACGAGATGGATTCCGGCCTCGACATCGACGCGCTGCGCATCGCAGCCGACGGCGTCAACGCGCTGCATTCGCCCAAGCGCGCGATGGTCGTCATCACCCACTATCAGCGGCTGCTCAACTACATCGTGCCTGACGTCGTGCACGTGATGTCGAAGGGCCGTGTCGTGAAGAGCGGTGCCAAGGACCTGGCGCTGGAGCTGGAGTCGTCCGGCTACGCCCAGTACGAGGACGCGTAAGGAATTTTGCGATGAACGTTGCTGTGGCAAAGACCGGAAACGGCCGCGCGGTGAGCGATCTGTTCGCCAGCGCCGAAGGCCGTCTGCCGGGTTCGCCTTCCGTGATCGCCGTGCGCCGCGAGGCGTTCGAGACCTATGAGCGTCTCGGCCTGCCGCACCGCCGGATCGAGGAATGGAAATACACCGATCTGCGCGCGCTGGTCGGCGAGGTGCTGCCGCTTGCGGCTGCACCCGATGCGGCTGCGTTGAAGCGCGCCGCGGACGCCGTGAAAGCGCACGCGATCGCGGGCGCCCGCAAGCTGGTGCTGGTCGACGGCGTGTTCGCTGCCGACCTCTCCGACCTCAAGGCGCTGGCCTCCGAGGTGAGCGTTAAGACCTTGCGGGAGACGCTGGACAAAGATTCCGGTCTGTTGAAGACCGCGGCAACCGATGCGGTGATCGCGCTGAACGCGGCGATGGCCACCGACGGTGTCGTGCTTGATATCGCCGACGGCGTGCAGCTCTCCGCGCCGATCCAGATCATCCACATCGCGATCTCGTCTTCCGCGTCGACGTTCACCCGCTCGCAGGTCGCGGTCGGGAAGGGCGCTCGTGCCACCATCATCGAGAGCTTCGTCGCGGCCGGCGCCAAGGCTTACCAGGTCAGCGATGCCGTCATCCTCTCGGTCGGCGACAACGCCGACGTCGCGCATATCCGCCTGATGGATGATTCGCCGGATGCGGTGAACATCACCTCGCAGTTCGTCGCGATCGGTGCGAACACGAAGTTCAATTTCTTCAACATGACCACCGGTGCTGCGGTCAGCCGTCTGCAGGGCTTCATCACGCTGGCGGGTGAGGGCAGTGAGCTCTCCGTCAACGGCGTGAACCTGTTGCAGAAGACCGAACATGGCGACACCACGCTGGTGGTCGACCACGCCGTGCCGAATTGTGTGAGCCGCGAGGTCTTCCGCGCCGTGATCGACGACCGTGCGCATTCGGTGTTCCAGGGCCGCATCATCGTTCGTCCCGATGCACAGAAGACCGACGGCAAGATGATGATCCGCGCGCTGCTGCTCTCGGACGAAGCGGAAGC
This genomic window contains:
- the sufC gene encoding Fe-S cluster assembly ATPase SufC — translated: MALLEVKDLKVRVEEREILHGLTLTVNEGEIHAIMGPNGSGKSTLSHVIAGKPGYEVTAGEILFKGEDLLAMAPNERAAKGVFLAFQYPVEIPGVSTMNFLRTALNAQRKARGESEYSTPDFLKKVRDVSKSLNIPQDMLKRGVNVGFSGGEKKRNEVLQMALFEPSLCILDEMDSGLDIDALRIAADGVNALHSPKRAMVVITHYQRLLNYIVPDVVHVMSKGRVVKSGAKDLALELESSGYAQYEDA
- the sufD gene encoding Fe-S cluster assembly protein SufD; translated protein: MNVAVAKTGNGRAVSDLFASAEGRLPGSPSVIAVRREAFETYERLGLPHRRIEEWKYTDLRALVGEVLPLAAAPDAAALKRAADAVKAHAIAGARKLVLVDGVFAADLSDLKALASEVSVKTLRETLDKDSGLLKTAATDAVIALNAAMATDGVVLDIADGVQLSAPIQIIHIAISSSASTFTRSQVAVGKGARATIIESFVAAGAKAYQVSDAVILSVGDNADVAHIRLMDDSPDAVNITSQFVAIGANTKFNFFNMTTGAAVSRLQGFITLAGEGSELSVNGVNLLQKTEHGDTTLVVDHAVPNCVSREVFRAVIDDRAHSVFQGRIIVRPDAQKTDGKMMIRALLLSDEAEADNKPELEIFADDVSCGHGATAGALDDSLLFYLKARGLPEKQAQALLIQAFVGEAIEQIADDDLREHVIGIAERWLERRQ